Part of the Triticum urartu cultivar G1812 chromosome 2, Tu2.1, whole genome shotgun sequence genome, TGCTGCATCAACCTTGGTCGGTCCAACTGCCGCcgacgccaccatgacgccagGCAGCGTCaccctcctgcgcgagtccatctccgcTCATCAGGCGCCGAGTCTCCACTGCGCCACGCCGTCGAGATCCGCCGTCATCAATGGAGCAGATGAAACACCGCTCCTCCTCTTGTCCCCTCCAACCAGCGCTtgctccaaaacgatgcccccATGAGGGAGAACGATACCGATAGCACCGTCATCGTCCGATCCGGTAGACCCAGATCAAGGGTTTCCCCCGGAACTTccgccacctcgccggatggggcgctgccaccgccgccgtccATGCAGGGCCACCGCTCCGCCGGCGATGGTGCTCGGGCCCCCCGCCGCACAGCCCGGATACTCCGTCCTAGCTGCCGTCGTTGGATCGCATGAGAAgggccgcccccgccgcctcAGATGGGATCCGCCGCCTCCCCCCGCCCAGAAACTTTGGCACCGGGCCCACCGCCACCGCGGCCCACGCCGGCGGCAGGAGGGGGTGGAGGGGGAGGTGCTGGTGGTGCTAGGGTTGGGGTCCCTGGCGTCGTCCGGGGGGAGGCGACACAAGGGGTGCGAGGGGTGCGAGGCATGCGTTTCGTCATAGACACAACAACTATTGCAAGATAAAAAAATTAACCCAATTCGGATAGTAAAATGAAAATTTtatcatcaagaacattctctctctctctctcactcacacacacacacaaaatgTGAAACAGGTGCATGGCGAGGCATATTTAAGTTCCACGATGTTGCAAAGAGGGCCACGATGGAACTAGGATGCTAAATCTAAGCTCCGCGTTGATGGATTTTGACATGTGGACTGATCTAAGCTCCGCAGGGTCAGACTCCGCCCAGGCGGCAGAAAGAATTGGAAAGGAGGAAGCATAACTGGGTAGTACTGAATGACAACCTTAATCGGAGTTGTGGCAAACTCGTTTGTTGCTGAGGTAGCAGGAGAGTGTGGCAGTTACAGTAGGGGAATAGGGCGGTATCATAGATGGTAGGAACGGGATATCAGCTGCGTGATGTAGGCCATAGGGTCGGTAGAGGTATGGAGGTCGGATGGTGGCCGGAGTATGGTGTTGATACCATAACCCTAGCCATGCTCTCTCCCTCGATCGCTCTAGCTCGCCAATTGTTTGATAAAATGGTGAAAGCGGATTTGCAAGAGAAAAATTGGAAGGACTGCAATGTTAAACTGACTGTAAGTTTTGTCAGGTAAATGGGTAATGTGATGATTCAGATAAAAGAAGCCACGAGAAATCTTGGGAAGCCTCCGACACTTCCGAGTATATACAGAAAAACAGAGGAGCGCACAGTTAAGCCCGTTTAAAGCTTTGAGTTAGGTATCTTAGGGTTAGGGACTTAGATTAAGGTTTCCCCGCGACGGCGCTGTATGGAGTGACATATCTAGTTGTATCTTCTTCTCTTAAGGTGGCCTTGAAAGGCGTCGCCCGGTGGAATTGACGACGGTACTTCGTTCTTCTCTGATTAGTGAAGTTCCCTCAGTTTTGGCTTCCTCGAGTAGTCAGTGAGTTTAGCTCTTGCCAGATCAAGGGTGGTTGTCCAACTCTCTTTGTCAAAATTTCTCTGGGACGGCAATCTGTTTCTAAGATCACTGTCGTTGGCGTTTTTTGGTTATGACTAGCAATTTTCCGCCGTTGGTCCGCCTCCTCTCCGGTGGCCTTAGGACCATGGGGGCGCGGTGGATCCTGGTCCTTGCCGGCGGAAGAGCTCCGTTTTTAGACATTTCTTTGAGTTTTGTTAGGGCTTATGTCCTATTCAGAAAGGCGAGACGGTGGTGGCTCCCTCAAGATGGAATAATGTTCTCCCCGCCTAGCCCTGTCCCGGTGGTGCGTCTAGCATTGTCGGTGGAGTGTGGAGGTATGTCTTCAATTGATTTTCTCGGATCTGGTCGTCAGTCGTCTATGTTCGTGTGTCTTCAGGTTGGATCCTTCTAATCTATGCTATTCTTCATTAGCGACAGTTGATGTTCTGGTGTGCCGGTCCTATAAGGCCTTAGCACGACAACTTCTCGACTATCTACTATAACAAGGTTTGCCGGCTCCGGCGAAGAAGGGCGATGATAGCGGCCCGCCGTCGGCTCGCTTCGATGCTTGTAGTCGTCCCTAGGTCTACGGATCttaatataatttttattatttctgttTACGTTACACTGCCATGATCCATGATTAAAGATGAATATATCAGAAGTTTTTCCGAAAAAAATGACAACGTTTTTCTGGCTTCGCTAAGGACATGTGTGCATTTTTCTGTTTTTCAAAGATGGTCCTATAAGGATTTATCAGTTTTAGTTTTTTTAGTGGTCAGTTTTAATATATGATCTTTGCCTTTCTCAAATAAAATACAGTAAACATAAGGCGCATGAATGTAAAATACTTAGACAAACAGACCGATCTCTTCTACGCACACTCCACAATCCCACATGATCTATTCAGCTGTTCACTAACACTATCAATGACGCACACTGTTCTCGGCACACAGAGCAGAGCCACACATTCACCCCACACTTAACCTACAACACACGACACGAACAGACATCGCTCCACGATCATAGCAAGCCGCAGGGATCAGATGCGGGTCATGCCGATGCCGCCGCCGTTGATGATGGGCGGGGGCGCGGCGCGGGCCTTGGAGTAGAAGACGTAGTGGAGCATGACGAAGAGCGTGGTGAGGAAGGCgaaggcggcgccggcggcgaaGACGCCCCTGCGCAGCATGGCGCAGGGGAGCGCCCCTTCGTTGTAGTAGCCGCTCACGTACTTGGTGTGGTACGCGTTCCGCACCGACCCCGCCAGCAGGCACACCTCCGCGATCATGAACGTCAGCCTGCATATTGTACCACCCACAGATTCAGATAGATTTTCAGCCGACAGAGTCGTTGCTGGTGTAAACTGTACTCTCTCTGTTTTAGAGTGTGCTGAACAGAGTTAGGAAACTGCAGTGCAGACTATTCAAAACTGTAGTCTGTTTTACCGACCCTGTCGACAGAGTCATTGCTATTCAAAACTGTACTTACACTAACAGTGTGCTGAACAGATAAGAGTTAGGAAACCAAAAAAATGTTGTGCTTGTACGACGTCATTCTGTACTGCAGTGCAGAGAGTCATTTGGTTTTGTTTAGTGTAGTATGATCAAAGGACACAGTGACATTTATGAACCATAAACCAATGTGAATGAGGCCACCAAAATTTGGTTGAGTATGATCCTAGTGTGTGTCAAGTAGTACAGTAATATTTAAGAACAAATAACATGATCAAAGTACCAAGTAAAATAGAATTGAGGGTGTACATTACAGTCATTACCACCCACAAGTTCAGAGCAAGGAACAGCCGACAGGGTCGGTACTGGTGTACAGTGTAGTACTCTGTAGTTTTACCTGAACAGAGTTGTAGACTATACTCTCTAGTTTTTGCTGAACAGAGTTAAAAGACTGTACTCTGTGTTTTGTGCTGAACAGAGTTCTATACTGCATTCTATAGTTTGTGATGAACAGAGTGTTTCTAGAAGCAAAAGATTCGTTCGGTTGGTAGCTTCATGTGCTAATGTGTGACCAACACGTGACTTGTTTGTAGCGTCTGTTGACAAAAAATGTCAGTCATAGTAACTGACAGTGTGCCATGACATGTTTATATGTTATCATGCTTAGGAATCAACCACTCTGTATATTTTTTGCATCTCTGTCACATCCAATCGTGATTAAACATACCCTCGAATGCCTATAGCACACCGACATGTTTGATTAAACATACGTACTAGTTAGGTATATTTATTTTCCAAGACTTTGTTGAATAGAACTAGTACAATAAAGATGGCTGTCCTCCTTGTTGAAAAATAAATTAAAGGTGTAAAATTAGAACTGAGGGTGCACATTATAGTCATTACCGCCCATAATTTCGGAGTTTGAGAGCAAGGAACGGCCGACAGAGTTTCAGGGTCGGTACTGGTCTAGATTATACTCTGTAGTTTTTTGCTGAACAGAGTTATTATAAACTGTACTCTGTAGTTTGTGCTGACATAGCTGTAGAATACTGCTGAACAGAGTTTTATACCCTACTCTGTAGCGTGTGATGAACAGAGTGTAGAAGCCAAAATTTCGTTCTGTAGCTAGCTTCAGGTACGACAGACATGAAATGTGCTAACGTGTGACCAACATGTCACTGATTTCTAGTAGTGCCTATTGACCAAAATGTCATTCATAGTGACTGACAGTGTATCTTGACATGTTTATATGTTATCATGTTTAGGAATCAACTACTACTGTGTATTTTTTGCATCTCTGTCACATCCAAATGTGATCAAACATATGCTCGAGTGCCTATAAGGCGCCGACATGTTTGATTAAACATATCCTAGATGGTGCTTGCAATAATTAACTGACACCGGCGCACCGCTCAATCAGCACTATCAGAGTCAGGTGTGCGACCGCAAAAGGCCTGAACTACAAGGGCGAAATCGCACGAACAAATAAGCAGTAGTGGATGCTAATCAGCAGGCTGGAAGCCAGCGGTCGACCATGGATGTATGGATCAGAATTTAGATGTTGGTTGGTGAATTAACTGGTTGATTTCTTACCagcagaggacgaagaagaggccgGAGAAGAAGCGCCAGCGGCCGGGGGAGAGCGCGCGGCCGCAGCAGAAGCAGCGGCTGGCGGCCATGGCCACGGCCTGGCCGACCAGCAGCAGGGCGAGCGCGCTGACGCCGTACCAGGTGGACGCGTCCGTGTCGTACACGCAGTACCGCCTGCCGCCAGGCTCGGCCTCGCCGAGTTGCGCCTGCACCCAGTTTCCCCAATCAATCAAGATTCTAGAACCAGACGCCTCCGGCCTGAGCACGTACGCATACATAGATGCTTGAACGAATTGGCTACGAGATGGCGCGGCTCACCGTGCTCCGGCGGCGCTCGGCGCCGATGGCGAGGACGAAGGCGAGGATGTCGAGGAGCAGCACCAGGCCGATCACCACGATGGACGCCATGGGGGTCGCCGGCCGATCAAAGCCAGATCACGCCGCTTGCTGGGCAGCTAGCCTTGCACCGGCGATCGATGGATCGAACCTGCTACGCAGAGCACGGAGAGCTCGCTCGCCGGCTTTCCTCTGCTTCGGGGGATAAGAGGAGGAGGGTGGGAAAGAGGGAAGGAAAGGCGATGCGCATCGGAGATGTGGCTCGCCACTACTGCTGGGTGGGTCTTCCTGAGGTCGACGTCCCCTCCCGCTTTGTATTCTTCCTCTTGCCACTCTGCTGATTTGCTGTCGTGGTGGTCTGTAGACTGTGTACTCTATCGATGCCACCGCCTACTCCGCTGGCTGCGTGATTACCAAATAAATTACTCGTAGAACACACCTATACGATTCCAGCCGGTTGATGTGCCGGGGCGAGCTGGCGGGTGTCCTGGCTTGGCTTGGAGATGAAACAATTTCCCTTTCACTTTCTCATTTTTCTGATCTTGTTTAGATCACGGCTTCCCTTTCCTTGCGGGCGAAGGATCCGATCGGTTGACGGGTGCTTTTTGCCGTTTTCTGTACGTAGCGACGACGAAGCGACCGATGCGCCAGATGTCCGTCGGCGAAGGGTGTTCTTCCGGGCGACGGCGACACTCGTTTCGTGCGCCGGTGCGCTTTGCGGTGGCGAGTAGCTGGCGAGCAAAGCGAAGAGTGGGCACCGAGGAATCAAAGGAGGAGGAGGTCGAgccggaggtggaggtgggcGGTCCTTTTCCCTGCGGGTATACCGCACCGGAGGAAAACGACGGCTGGATCAGTCAGCTGCCAGTGGCAGCAGCGCCAGTGCCTCCGGCGTGCGCGACACGGGGTCGATGCTAGTATATGCCTAGAGGGCTGGGCAGCTTGCCGATCGGCCGGGTCGGACGGGCCAACCGTCCGCGTCTCTTTCGGCCGCCGGCGATCCGCCGTTTCGTGTGGGGCGATGGCTCTGTTTCCGTCTGCTACCGCCACGCTCAACGCTCATGCCATTCCCGTGCGAAACTTTTCTGCGCCGTTTCATTCTGGTCCGTAGGGGTGGGTAATTCCTGCATTACCGTGGCCCGCGTTAATTCAGAGCAGCTACTTCATGATCCTTCCAATTCGATAGCGATCTGCTAGGGTTAAAATGGAATGCAGGCAACAATTTTGGATTTACCTAAACGCAAATATTCAACTCGCAGCTACTTTTTTCTTGAAAAGGAAGGACCAACCTCCCTGCCTCTGCACTCGTTTTTTTACGAGAAAACTTCCAATCCCTTTGCATTCTCGGGTGCACATAGCCATCATGCCTCTACACTTTTTCTGCGAGAAAACTTGTAATCCCTCTGCATTCTCGGGTGCACGTAGCCATAGCTTTCATTAAAGTGGTGCTAAGCATCAAGACCCGTCAATTGGCTTTCAAAAATAAATCAATAAATAAACAATACCAACTATTGCTATTGCTTGTATACTTTATTTGTGCACCCAGTGTTTTAGTAATGATTTAGAGGACTATCCAACAAAAACACCGTAAGGCATGATTCCATTTGTGATGTTGCTGGGTTTTAGGCATTTTACCCTTTTTTGGTTAGGCATTTTACCAAGATGTGTGCGTCGGTACAGGGCCGGCCCtaaggagggggaggggggcaaTAGGGGCCGCCGCCTCGGGGCCTCCAAACTTAGGCCCCCTGCACACGAATGCACAAGAATCGTCCCTGCCACAAATCCCTGATAAACGTCATTAGAGATCCTTGTTCTTTTTTTACAGCATTAGAACAATAGAGCTCCTTGCCCTCAGCGAAGAAGATGGCACAATTTTACCTTTTACCACCTAGGCCTTGGGCCTTTTATTTGGTATCAATGTTAAAGGAGTAAGTGGATTGTGGGTTAGCTGGGTCAGGATCGCACATTTCTAAGCGGTCTTTTTGAAAGATTGGAATGACCATTGGTTGAAGTGGTGGCAAAAGCAACGACGCATAAGGCTTAGTCCTAGCAAATTAAGGGAAATATTTATTTGACGAACATTGCATGGCACTTTTTCATGTTGTGTTACGCTTGGTAATAGACATCTGAGAAGTTTGCCCCTTTGCCCATCTTGTTCTTGCGGTCTATAAGATATGAAACATTTGTTGTTTCAATGACAAAAAACTAAGGAGGTTTGGAGAAGGCTGGTATTGGAAAAAGTTATTGAATGAGCTTGGGAAGTTGATCATGCCAGCGAAACTGTCCCGGAATTTTTATTTCACTTTCCAGATCAAGATTTATTTATCACGGGCCTCCAAAATACATGTGAGATGATTGCCGTCACCACTTGGCATTTGTAGTGGGGAAGGCGTAAGTGGGTGCATAAGGAGAAGATTCAAGATGCTATCCAGATTGCTATAGGAATTCTTGCTCTCACGACGGCTAATTATGTTTTTGTTTCTTCTCCAAATGTTTCTATTAGGAGAGAGGGGGGATTCACCCATCTGTGGGTTTTGTGAAGCTTAATGTTGACACATCTTTTGATCATAACTTACTTAACGCTATGGCTGGGGGCGGTCTTGAGGGATGATAAAGGCTTCATTGCGCGGGGGtgggtggggagggggggggggagttgAAGAGTAGATTGGTGTGCAAATGTTCCGACGGTGGAAGCTCTGGCGCTTAGATTCGGTCTATCCCTTACGCAAAGGGTGGGATGTAATCGTCTTTATATTAACTCTGATAATTTGAAGGTAATTGACATAATGAAAAATGGATGACGGTCGGCAGGAGCAGAGGCGCATTTGACTACTGTTATTATTTGCCTTTTGATTCTCCTATTTCTCGTTTTGACTTTTGTAACAGAGAGGCTAATAAGGTAGCCCATGAGCTTGCTAGGTTGGCTAGATTTTCTCTGACATTTGATTGGATTGATAAGCGTTTGGATGAAATTATGCGCCTCCTCATAAGAGCATCTTAGCCAGGCACCCCAAACCAACCTCAAATGCCCGGTGGACGGCCCTGTCACAAAAAATTGACCCCGAAGGACTCCTCAAACCGGTCTCAAACACAAATTAAataattcgaaacttttgaaaaaTGGGAAAAAATAAGTAATTTTAAGAATAagtaaataaaaagaaaaacaaggaaaaaagaaaaaggcaaaaacccaacaaaaaaagaaaacaaatatgTTCGCAAGCGTCTATAAGCTTCTCCAAAACGGGCTGCAAGCTTCAAAAAACCAAAAGCTTGCCCGCCTTCAAAGAAACAAAAGTGTGCCACAGATTATGGTGTGCGATACTAGCTATACAACGATGGCCTGGCCCATTATTAACAATTGTGCGTCAGTCGATGAAGGAGGTGCCCATAAAATCACTAAGGGCATCTTCAATGGTTGTAAGAAAGTACCTGCTACAAATCCCTAATAAACGCCATTAGAGCTCCTTGTTCTTTTCTTTACAACATTATAGCTCCTTGTTCTCAGCGAAGAAGACGCTACAATTTTTCCTTTTACCACCTAGGCCTTGGGCCTTTCTTTAGTACCAATGTTAAAGGAGTAAGTGGATTCTGGGTTAGCTAGCTCGGGATCGCACTGTCTTTTTGGAAGATTGGAATAACCATTGGCTGAAGTGGTGGCAAAAGCGACGGCGCATAAGGTTCAGTCCTAGAAAATTAAGGGAAATATTTATTTGACAAACATTGCATGACACTTTTTCATGTTGTGTTCCGCTTGCCAATAGACATCTGATAAGTTTGCCCCTTTGCCCATCTTATTCTTGTGGTCTATCAGATACGAACATTTGTTGTTTCAATACAAAAAGCTAAGGAGGTTTGGAGAAGGCTGGCATTGTAAAAAAAGTCATTGAAAGAGCTTGGGAAGTTGATCATGCCATCGAAGTTGTCCCCGAATTTTTATTTCACTTGCCAGATCAAGATTTATTTATCATGGGCCTCCAATATACATGTGAGATGATTGCCATCACCACTTCGTATTTGTAGTGGGAAAGGCGTAAGCGGGTGCATAAGGGGAAGATTTAAGATGCTATCCAGATTGCAAGGATTCTTGCTCTCATGACGGGTAATCATGTTTCTTCTTCTCCAAATGTTTCTATtcggagaggggggggggggggattcaCCCACCTGTGGGTTTTGTGAAGCTTAATGTTGACACATCTTTTGATCATAACTTACTTAACGCTATGGCTGGGGCGGTCTTGAGGGATGATAAAGGCTTCATTGCGCGGGGGtgggtggggagggggggggggagtgTGAAGAGTAGATTGGTGTGCAAATGTTCTGATGGTGGAAGCTCTGGCGCTTAGATTCGGTATATCCCTTGTGCAAAGGGCGCGGTGTAATCATCTCTATATTAAATCTTATAATTTGAAGGTAATTGACACAAAGAAAAATGGATGACGGTCGACGGGAGCGTAGGCGTTTTTGACTATTGTTATTATTTGGCTTTTGATTCTCCTATTTCTCGTTTTGACTTCTGTAATAGAGAGGCTAATAAGGTAGCTCATGAGCTTGCTAGGTTGGCAAGATTTTTTCCGACATTCAATTGGATTGATAAGCCTTTAGATGAAATTATGCGCTTCCTCATAAGAGCATCTATAGCCAGGCACCCTAAAGCAGCCTCAAATGCCCGGGCGGACGGCCCTATCACAAAAGATACACCCAGACAGATGCCTCAAACACAAATTAAATAattcaaaacttcaaaaaaattgggaaaaatcagtaattttaaaaataagaaaataaaaagaaaaacaaggaagaaaagaaaaagggaaaaaaccaacaaaaaagaaaacaaatatgTTCACAAGCGTCTAGAAGCTTCTCCAAACTGGCTGCAAGCTTAAAAAACCAAAAGCGTGCCTTCTTTAAAAAACAAAAGTGTGCGACGGATTATGGTGTGCGATACTAGCGATACAACGATGGCCTGGCCCATTATTAACAGTTGTGCGCCAGTTAACGAAGGAGGTGCCCATGAAATCACTAAGGGCATCTTTAATGGTTGGAAGATAGTTGTTGGTAGACTTTGTCACATAGGATTTTTGATGATATGTCGCacaataaataaagaaaaaaagtAAGATTGTATGTACATTAACCAACACCCCTTACACAAACTTCAGTGTAGAATGAAAGAGCACCTTATTTATTATCTTACATCATATTGAGCAAACTACATATAACCTATTGGAGTAGTTATATGTTAAGGTGTTGGTTGATGACATGACTTATTTTATCAACAAGCTAACAAACAAattgttggagatgccctaattGAGGAGTACTCCTTCCAAAGATCACTTCCACGTCCCCAGGTCACGACAAGTGGCGCACTGCATGCGCCACTTGTCGAAACCTGaaagttttcccttttttatAGATCCGTTAATTGAAAATGATTTATATCTTAAATCATGCGTCtaaatctcgaaccgttttcattGTTGGATTCATCATGTCGACATCTTTAAAACTAGATTTCATGTTGATAAGTTCTGTCGAAGTTTTTTTCATGTAAAAATCGGACAAAACAACCGGACTGGGAGCACATTTTTTCCCTTCCGAAAGCCGTTTccaagaggcacggccgtgcctctcacGGAACCAAAATCATGcctctcgtgaaagaaaaaaaaatgtttttttccttttcgagaggcacggctgTGCCTCTCGGGGAAGCAAAGCCATGCctctcacgaaagaaaaaaaaacaagttttttccgtttccgagaggcatcgtcgtgcctctcgcggaaacAAAACCATGCCTCTCACAGAAGAAAATACATGCCTTTCacggaagaaaaaaaaagagaaaacgtGTTTTTTCCCATTTCTGAGAtgcacggccgtgcctcttgcggaagaaaaaaaagaaaatgcaTTTTTTTTCGTGCCTCTCATGATGCAAAATCATGCCTCTCGTGGAggaaaaaaacgcgtttttttacgaatttttttccaaaatttaaGGAAGATCGGTGAAAAACCAAAGAGCCGTAAAAATCCGGAAAAAACCATCTAAAAAGCCAAAAAAACATgtggaaaaataaaataaaagcaAAATCCGGAGGAATCGTCTAGAGCACGACACGTGGCGGCGCATCCCGAAGTGACCCTTGGGGAGGCTGGAACGAGCGCTCTTTAGTTAGTTGCTCTCGGGTGCCTATATCTCGCTTACTACATAGGGCAGCCTCGCTCGGCCGAATTCcaaactgggccggcccagcgaGTGGGAAGCCACAACCTGCTTTTTTCTATTTTCCAAAGAATTATattttttctttctgttttcaCTTTGCAATTGGAATATATTACAACAAACAACTTACACAAGAAAATTGAAATCTCAACTTTGTATAGAAATTTATTTTTCCGATGCACACAAAAAATGTACAACGTGAATGCAAAAAGTTACATAAAAATATAAGTTTTCAAATGTTAATCATGTAATtcaaaaatgttaaatgtgtataaaaaatcctgatgtatacaaaaaatatacAATGTACACAAAAAATAGGTATAAAATATAAGTTttcaaaaatgttaatcatgAATTTGGAAAATATTAAATGTGTATACGATAAAAGTAGACTTAAAAATATGTTTAAAAAATGCTAATATATTTTCAAAATGTTAAACTTGTATATAGAAAAAATGTCCCTCGTGTAGTACAAAAAATTCCAATGTTTATGAGAAAAGTAGACATATAAAATATATGgttaaaaatgttaatcatgaaTTTATTAAATTTTAAATATGTATATGTAAAATATCCATGATATATAAAAAGGTACAATGTGTACGGAAAAGTAACATCAAAAAAATATGAGTTTTAG contains:
- the LOC125540313 gene encoding uncharacterized protein LOC125540313, which encodes MASIVVIGLVLLLDILAFVLAIGAERRRSTAQLGEAEPGGRRYCVYDTDASTWYGVSALALLLVGQAVAMAASRCFCCGRALSPGRWRFFSGLFFVLCWLTFMIAEVCLLAGSVRNAYHTKYVSGYYNEGALPCAMLRRGVFAAGAAFAFLTTLFVMLHYVFYSKARAAPPPIINGGGIGMTRI